In one window of Methanosarcina vacuolata Z-761 DNA:
- a CDS encoding Lrp/AsnC family transcriptional regulator, whose translation MNEKIRHILEILENDARTSPEEIASLTDMSAEEVSQAIAKLEDTGVIRHYKTIVDWDLVGENYVYAVIELKVTLERNQGYQAIAERIYKFPEVRSVRLLSGNYDISLTVRGKSMKDVAFFVAEKIATLDQVQSTSTHFVLKTYKEDGVILHEPETIQRLPVSS comes from the coding sequence ATGAATGAAAAGATTCGACATATACTGGAAATTCTTGAGAATGATGCACGAACGAGTCCAGAGGAAATAGCATCCCTTACAGATATGTCTGCAGAGGAGGTTTCCCAGGCAATTGCAAAACTTGAAGACACGGGAGTTATCCGGCACTACAAAACCATAGTTGATTGGGATCTGGTCGGGGAGAACTACGTTTATGCCGTTATTGAGCTGAAGGTTACTCTCGAGCGCAATCAGGGCTATCAGGCAATTGCAGAAAGAATCTACAAGTTTCCGGAAGTCAGGTCAGTCAGGCTCCTATCTGGAAACTACGACATATCCCTTACTGTCCGGGGAAAATCGATGAAGGACGTGGCCTTTTTCGTAGCAGAGAAAATTGCAACCCTTGATCAGGTACAGAGCACTTCAACCCACTTCGTACTGAAAACGTATAAAGAAGATGGGGTCATTCTTCATGAACCTGAAACGATTCAAAGGCTACCAGTATCATCCTGA
- a CDS encoding 30S ribosomal protein S8e translates to MRWQGSSRRKVTGGKVIAARGKRKFEMGRESAETRISEIKRKNVHTMGGNRKVRLLQCNIANITNPKDGKTTSAPIETVIDNVANKHYIRRNILTKGSVIRTPLGTAKVTSRPGQDGVVNAVLIE, encoded by the coding sequence ATGAGATGGCAAGGTAGCTCCAGAAGAAAAGTGACCGGTGGGAAAGTTATTGCTGCCCGCGGAAAGCGCAAGTTTGAAATGGGCCGTGAGTCTGCAGAAACTCGTATAAGTGAAATAAAGAGGAAAAACGTTCACACTATGGGAGGCAACAGGAAGGTAAGACTTCTTCAGTGCAATATTGCAAACATAACCAATCCCAAAGACGGAAAAACCACTTCTGCTCCCATTGAGACAGTTATCGATAACGTTGCAAACAAACACTATATCAGGCGTAACATTCTGACAAAAGGTTCAGTAATAAGGACTCCTCTTGGAACTGCTAAAGTTACAAGCAGACCAGGGCAAGACGGAGTTGTAAATGCTGTATTAATTGAATAA
- a CDS encoding aminotransferase class I/II-fold pyridoxal phosphate-dependent enzyme, translating to MRPSCDSSKFVADVIKEIPPSGIRRFFDLVSGLEDVISLGVGEPDFITPWHIREMCIHSLEKGQTSYTSNYGLPELRDELARTYYRRYGLDYDPSSEILITTGVSEALDIAVRTVVNPGDEVIIVQPSYVAYVPSVVLAGGKPVIVSTHRDDEFSLTAEALKPAITDKTKAIILNFPSNPTGAIMTQEGLEDIADLVVENDLFVISDEVYECLTYEGKHVPLSSLDGMKERTVMLNGFSKAYAMTGLRLGFAMGSPEIIHSMMMIHQYSMLCAPITAQIGAIEALRHGKDEMGRMIREYDRRRHFIVRGFNRIGLECCNPKGAFYAFPYIGNTGLSSSTFAERLLDEKKVVTIPGDVFGGAGEGFLRCSYAASINDIRKALDRMEDFVDGLKQ from the coding sequence TTGAGACCTTCATGTGATTCTTCTAAGTTTGTTGCCGACGTTATTAAAGAAATTCCTCCGTCGGGAATACGCCGTTTTTTTGATCTGGTTTCCGGACTTGAGGATGTAATCTCCCTTGGTGTAGGAGAGCCTGACTTCATTACTCCGTGGCATATCCGTGAGATGTGTATTCATTCTCTGGAAAAAGGGCAAACTTCATATACCTCAAACTACGGGCTTCCTGAGCTCAGGGACGAACTTGCCAGAACTTATTACAGGCGTTATGGTCTGGATTATGACCCTTCATCCGAGATACTCATCACCACAGGTGTGAGTGAAGCTCTGGATATAGCAGTAAGGACAGTGGTCAATCCTGGCGATGAAGTTATTATCGTCCAGCCCTCCTATGTGGCATATGTACCTTCTGTTGTTCTTGCAGGAGGTAAGCCGGTTATCGTTTCCACCCACAGGGATGATGAGTTTAGCCTGACTGCAGAAGCCCTCAAACCTGCAATCACGGACAAGACAAAAGCAATAATTCTCAACTTCCCTAGCAACCCTACAGGAGCGATCATGACACAGGAAGGCCTCGAGGATATTGCCGACCTTGTTGTGGAGAATGATCTGTTTGTTATCTCGGACGAAGTTTACGAGTGCCTTACCTATGAAGGCAAGCATGTTCCGTTATCTTCCCTTGATGGCATGAAAGAGCGGACTGTGATGCTTAATGGGTTTTCCAAGGCTTATGCAATGACAGGACTAAGGCTTGGTTTTGCAATGGGTTCTCCAGAGATTATCCATTCAATGATGATGATCCATCAGTACTCCATGCTCTGTGCTCCTATAACGGCTCAAATCGGAGCAATTGAAGCACTCCGTCACGGTAAAGATGAAATGGGGCGGATGATCCGAGAATATGACCGACGCAGGCATTTTATTGTCAGAGGATTTAACAGGATAGGGCTTGAATGCTGCAACCCTAAAGGGGCATTTTACGCCTTCCCTTATATAGGAAACACCGGGCTCTCTTCTTCAACATTCGCAGAGCGCCTTCTGGACGAAAAGAAAGTTGTGACAATTCCGGGAGATGTTTTTGGTGGGGCTGGTGAAGGCTTCCTGCGCTGCTCCTATGCCGCATCCATAAATGACATTAGAAAAGCGTTAGATAGAATGGAAGACTTTGTGGACGGGTTAAAGCAGTAA
- a CDS encoding rhodanese-like domain-containing protein, with product MNKGNLMHFGALIFLLLVALLIFSEQRKENTSGLENVSVQEAKEMIEKGDVFVLDVRTPDEFNSSHIKGATLIPVSNAFGSNLSSDRLLKARIDEVPQKKILVYCRTGRRSDTAGIMLVNAGYSQVYSMVGGINAWINAGYPVVSSEDKEAEDSHN from the coding sequence TTGAATAAAGGAAATTTGATGCATTTTGGTGCTCTTATTTTTCTGCTTCTGGTAGCACTTTTAATCTTTTCGGAACAGAGAAAGGAAAACACCTCAGGGCTTGAGAACGTAAGTGTACAGGAAGCAAAAGAGATGATTGAGAAAGGCGACGTATTCGTACTTGACGTTCGAACGCCTGATGAGTTTAACTCATCTCATATCAAAGGAGCGACCTTGATTCCGGTAAGCAATGCCTTTGGATCAAATTTGAGTTCGGATAGGCTGCTCAAGGCTCGTATAGATGAAGTTCCTCAGAAGAAAATACTGGTTTACTGCAGAACAGGACGCAGAAGTGATACCGCAGGTATAATGCTTGTAAACGCAGGATATTCACAGGTTTATAGTATGGTAGGAGGTATTAATGCCTGGATTAATGCAGGGTATCCGGTTGTCAGTTCGGAAGATAAGGAGGCTGAAGACTCCCATAATTGA
- a CDS encoding DUF5591 domain-containing protein gives MKPIIPEDERSKEPLDTDRVIYHPDMIRANEWVLNEYEAPYRELCIFVPCAKRKPYHESPSHKKFDRIIFGIAKPEDVHIVTFGTCGITPRELDTQYPFMHYTFMMGKCNVTKIKRDFIKMESERLAAYLEKTRENYKHRIAYCIGDFRTAMEKAVEMVDIEVDIVPRESTIQKMIQPDKPFIYNSLSSKEYLQDFSDAITDALKLPKRKVGLKEDLSVDDADWYLL, from the coding sequence ATGAAACCCATTATTCCTGAAGATGAGCGTTCTAAAGAACCTCTTGACACTGATAGGGTAATTTATCACCCGGATATGATAAGGGCTAACGAATGGGTCCTGAACGAATATGAGGCTCCGTATAGGGAACTATGTATTTTTGTTCCCTGTGCCAAAAGGAAACCCTATCACGAAAGTCCCTCTCACAAAAAATTCGATCGAATAATCTTTGGGATTGCAAAACCTGAGGATGTACATATAGTAACCTTCGGAACCTGTGGAATTACCCCCAGGGAACTTGATACGCAGTACCCTTTCATGCATTACACATTTATGATGGGCAAATGTAACGTGACGAAAATCAAACGAGATTTTATAAAAATGGAAAGCGAAAGACTTGCCGCTTATCTTGAAAAGACAAGGGAAAATTACAAACACAGAATAGCTTACTGTATCGGAGACTTTCGGACTGCAATGGAAAAAGCCGTAGAAATGGTTGACATAGAAGTTGACATCGTGCCAAGAGAATCAACTATCCAGAAAATGATCCAGCCAGATAAGCCTTTTATTTATAACAGCCTCTCCTCAAAAGAGTATCTTCAGGACTTTTCAGACGCAATTACAGATGCTCTTAAGCTCCCAAAGAGAAAAGTAGGACTTAAAGAAGATCTATCAGTTGATGATGCTGATTGGTACCTCCTTTAA
- a CDS encoding methyltransferase family protein produces the protein MEKNALFWKAVVKRAVQVIAGLFLFMVAFFLSAGMIDLPRAWFFFSLYFISVLFNMVIFLKFNPEIIRARSEMRWGEMKWWDKLFAVLYIIFLFIMFIVCGLDVGRFQLSSLGMEFLSVGVVIFIVGWGFVTWAMVENKFFETTVRIQKERKHRAVITGPYAIIRHPGYAGMILYYGCAPLVIGSLYGLIPALLLAVAFVFRTYFEDRMLYEELPEYREYTKKVRYRLVPFIW, from the coding sequence GTGGAAAAAAATGCATTATTCTGGAAGGCAGTTGTCAAAAGGGCTGTACAGGTTATTGCAGGCCTATTCTTGTTTATGGTAGCGTTTTTTCTTTCTGCCGGTATGATTGATCTGCCCAGAGCATGGTTTTTCTTTAGCCTTTATTTCATCTCGGTGCTCTTTAACATGGTTATTTTCCTCAAATTCAATCCTGAGATCATAAGAGCACGGAGTGAAATGAGATGGGGAGAAATGAAGTGGTGGGATAAGCTATTTGCAGTGCTTTATATCATATTTCTTTTCATAATGTTTATTGTGTGCGGACTTGATGTGGGAAGGTTCCAGCTTTCAAGCCTTGGGATGGAGTTTCTATCTGTCGGCGTGGTAATTTTCATAGTGGGCTGGGGTTTTGTAACGTGGGCAATGGTCGAAAACAAATTTTTTGAAACTACAGTCCGCATCCAAAAGGAAAGAAAACATAGGGCTGTTATCACAGGGCCTTATGCTATCATCCGGCACCCGGGCTATGCCGGCATGATACTGTATTACGGCTGTGCTCCGTTAGTCATTGGTTCTCTTTACGGTCTGATCCCTGCACTGTTACTTGCTGTTGCTTTTGTTTTCCGCACATACTTCGAAGACAGGATGCTCTACGAAGAGCTTCCAGAATATAGAGAATACACAAAGAAGGTAAGGTATCGGCTTGTGCCGTTTATCTGGTGA
- a CDS encoding DUF6951 family protein, whose amino-acid sequence MVTEISLNTICGHTTKIIATKEGKSTHIHIKSTCKKLRKWGTHFDMEMKDLMGGPENILSQKSAKAPLTPTCLVPAAVMNACWLENGMISKNLAREMGKMEIIFDKLE is encoded by the coding sequence ATGGTTACAGAGATTTCATTGAATACAATATGCGGACATACGACAAAGATAATTGCCACTAAAGAGGGAAAGAGCACTCACATACATATTAAATCTACATGTAAAAAACTTCGAAAATGGGGCACGCATTTTGATATGGAAATGAAAGACCTTATGGGAGGTCCCGAAAATATTCTTAGCCAGAAATCAGCTAAAGCGCCCCTTACACCTACCTGTCTTGTCCCGGCAGCAGTAATGAACGCTTGCTGGCTCGAAAATGGCATGATTTCAAAGAATCTCGCCCGAGAAATGGGAAAAATGGAGATTATTTTTGATAAATTGGAGTGA
- a CDS encoding ABC transporter ATP-binding protein, with protein MTEESPIIELKDLTKTYKNGVEFNALDNVNLKIERGEFVAIVGPSGSGKSTLMHLIGLLDTPSSGTLLIDRNDVTKMSDKERSEIRNRTLGFVFQYHHLLPDFTALENVMMPLLISGKKRKEAKEIAEKLLKEVGLEERMDHKPNELSGGQNQRVAIARALSCFPAIVLGDEPTGNLDTKTGDMIYELLRQLNREYNQTFIVVTHSESLASKADKIIRLVDGKITVQ; from the coding sequence ATGACAGAAGAAAGCCCAATTATCGAGCTTAAAGACCTGACAAAGACCTATAAAAACGGAGTGGAGTTTAATGCCCTTGATAATGTGAACCTGAAAATTGAGAGAGGAGAATTCGTTGCAATTGTCGGACCATCGGGTTCAGGCAAAAGTACACTCATGCACCTGATAGGCCTGCTGGACACCCCTAGTTCAGGTACTCTCCTGATAGACAGAAACGATGTAACAAAAATGTCGGATAAAGAACGTTCTGAGATAAGGAACAGGACACTTGGTTTTGTTTTCCAGTATCATCACCTGCTCCCTGATTTCACAGCCCTGGAAAACGTAATGATGCCACTTTTGATTTCTGGGAAAAAGAGGAAAGAAGCAAAGGAAATTGCCGAAAAACTTCTGAAAGAAGTCGGGCTTGAAGAGAGAATGGATCACAAACCTAATGAACTTTCAGGAGGACAGAACCAGAGGGTTGCAATAGCAAGAGCGTTGAGCTGTTTTCCTGCAATCGTGCTCGGGGATGAACCTACAGGTAACCTTGATACAAAAACGGGCGACATGATCTATGAACTTCTCAGGCAGCTGAACAGGGAGTATAATCAGACATTTATCGTAGTTACTCATAGCGAAAGCCTGGCTTCAAAAGCTGATAAAATTATCAGGCTTGTAGATGGAAAAATCACCGTTCAGTAA
- a CDS encoding ABC transporter permease encodes MSYELLIALRQIRARKFQTLLSVGAIALAVMILTISHSIMVGVTEDFHNTSVDKIPHVLVSPEEGEDYIYLYDTLIERIGSIEGITAVSPFLTGQASLKFKDNSLNSELRGVIPSQENEIGSIEEDMVEGSFQKLEFSRNTVVIGSKLAEKLEVNLGDSIDVSFPNANPLSLRVVGIFHTGSSLDESLTYTSLNTAQQFYDASNVVNGVSLRLSDFNRDREVANEIKKFGYNAEGWTETYSAILRTLAIESTTDNIIYGLVVVIASFGVVSTLNLSVISATSQIGMLRAMGASVSSIQRIFVFQSGILGLLGALFGTFAGVLIALAIGQYEIQPDPSDVYGNISFIPVAVHLLDTLFIIFAVFLLNLITGVYPARHAAKVDPIKAITSR; translated from the coding sequence ATGAGTTATGAACTTTTAATTGCTCTTAGACAGATCAGGGCAAGAAAATTCCAGACCCTACTTTCGGTAGGAGCAATAGCTCTAGCCGTAATGATACTTACAATTTCTCATTCCATTATGGTAGGTGTTACAGAGGATTTTCATAACACATCGGTGGACAAAATTCCTCATGTCCTGGTCTCTCCAGAAGAAGGTGAGGATTACATCTACCTCTACGATACTTTGATAGAAAGGATTGGCTCAATTGAGGGAATTACTGCAGTTTCTCCTTTCCTTACAGGGCAGGCTTCTTTGAAATTCAAGGACAATTCCCTTAATTCTGAGCTTAGAGGTGTAATCCCTTCACAGGAGAATGAAATTGGATCTATCGAAGAAGATATGGTTGAGGGAAGTTTCCAGAAACTGGAATTCTCGAGAAATACAGTGGTTATAGGTTCAAAACTGGCGGAAAAACTTGAGGTTAATCTGGGGGACTCTATAGATGTGTCTTTTCCAAATGCGAATCCTCTCTCTCTCAGAGTTGTGGGGATCTTTCATACCGGGTCTTCTCTTGACGAGTCCCTGACATATACTTCCCTGAATACTGCCCAGCAATTCTATGATGCCTCGAATGTGGTTAATGGGGTTTCTCTCCGTCTCAGTGATTTTAACCGGGATAGGGAAGTCGCAAACGAGATCAAAAAGTTTGGTTATAATGCAGAGGGCTGGACAGAGACATATTCTGCAATCCTCCGCACCCTTGCTATCGAAAGCACAACAGACAACATCATATACGGGCTTGTTGTTGTCATAGCCTCCTTTGGCGTGGTCAGTACACTTAATCTTTCGGTTATCAGTGCAACGAGTCAGATAGGTATGCTTCGAGCTATGGGCGCATCGGTCTCAAGCATCCAGAGAATTTTCGTCTTCCAGAGCGGAATTCTAGGTCTTCTAGGCGCTCTTTTCGGCACTTTTGCAGGAGTCCTTATAGCTCTGGCAATAGGGCAGTATGAGATCCAGCCAGATCCATCCGATGTTTACGGAAATATTTCCTTTATCCCTGTTGCCGTGCACCTTCTGGATACTTTATTCATCATTTTTGCCGTATTTCTACTTAACCTGATTACAGGAGTTTATCCTGCACGGCATGCGGCAAAAGTGGACCCTATAAAAGCTATCACTTCAAGGTGA
- a CDS encoding DUF2769 domain-containing protein, translating into MGRDAPTEEKNITPRDRNVTFERGTEFVVPYVKENINRCRCSQCPVQANSRCAQSEGQSVKQALKNAPAGEVPDPEKVPGVYCSEGPATCQDLDFDRQCICSSCEVWKEYDLKNANPNNHFCQHGRAT; encoded by the coding sequence ATGGGAAGAGATGCACCAACCGAAGAGAAGAACATAACACCGCGAGACAGGAATGTAACTTTTGAAAGAGGAACGGAGTTTGTGGTTCCTTATGTAAAAGAAAATATTAACAGGTGTAGATGCTCGCAGTGTCCGGTTCAGGCTAATAGTCGATGTGCGCAGAGTGAAGGTCAGAGTGTAAAACAGGCATTGAAGAATGCGCCTGCAGGTGAGGTTCCGGATCCCGAGAAAGTTCCGGGAGTTTATTGCTCGGAAGGTCCTGCCACATGTCAGGATCTTGATTTTGATAGACAATGCATCTGCAGTTCATGTGAAGTCTGGAAGGAATATGATCTCAAAAATGCAAATCCAAATAATCATTTCTGTCAACATGGAAGAGCAACCTGA
- a CDS encoding PaaI family thioesterase, whose translation MKNIKDFLKNDNFAAISGIEILEASPGYAKARMNIEEKHLNALKTVQGGAIFTLADLTFAAASNAYGNVAVAINANISFVKAATGKTLTAEAKETSINPKISTYTVNITDDKGDLVAIFHGMGYRKKISLDELSSI comes from the coding sequence ATGAAAAATATTAAAGACTTTCTTAAGAATGACAATTTTGCTGCAATTTCAGGAATCGAAATTTTAGAAGCCTCTCCAGGATATGCGAAAGCTCGCATGAATATAGAGGAAAAGCACCTTAATGCCTTGAAAACCGTTCAGGGAGGTGCAATATTTACCCTTGCAGATCTCACTTTTGCTGCAGCGTCAAATGCTTACGGCAATGTTGCTGTTGCTATCAATGCAAATATTTCTTTTGTAAAAGCCGCAACAGGCAAGACTCTCACAGCGGAAGCAAAAGAAACCTCAATAAACCCCAAAATTTCAACATATACTGTAAATATAACTGATGATAAAGGAGATCTTGTAGCAATATTCCATGGTATGGGCTACAGGAAAAAGATTTCACTTGATGAGCTTTCCAGCATTTGA
- a CDS encoding ion transporter, producing MDKEQLKEERMELLSQIDSLFDFPLTSLSILWLILIIIDLVSGLSSTLQTLSFFIWGIFIIDFFVELVVSPKMKDYLKENWLVALSLFLPALRILRLFSGLKMVRFASHVRSLHLASVLSSFYRSLRTARQIIEQRGLGYILLLTTLITLLGAAGMYDFERQGFTSYPDALWWTAMIMITAGSNYWPKTIEGKILAFLLSAYAFYIFVYVTAALASLLVGSEKSFSKEIEELRSKVQRLSSKINRFSEREKSRFAKVLNLFCYWFLSIFRIPELLFIRQKPIKFADYCIA from the coding sequence ATGGATAAAGAGCAATTAAAAGAAGAACGAATGGAATTACTTTCCCAGATTGATTCTCTTTTTGATTTTCCTCTCACGTCACTGTCAATTTTATGGCTGATTCTTATTATTATCGACTTAGTGTCTGGTCTTTCATCTACATTGCAAACATTAAGTTTTTTTATCTGGGGAATATTTATAATTGATTTTTTTGTCGAACTGGTAGTTTCCCCGAAAATGAAGGATTATTTAAAGGAAAACTGGCTTGTCGCTCTTTCCCTGTTTTTGCCTGCATTGAGAATTCTTAGGCTATTTAGCGGACTCAAAATGGTCAGGTTTGCAAGCCATGTCAGATCTCTTCATCTGGCCAGTGTTCTCTCTTCTTTTTATCGGAGTTTAAGAACAGCCCGGCAGATAATAGAGCAGCGGGGTTTGGGATATATCCTGCTGCTTACGACTTTGATAACTCTACTTGGAGCCGCGGGGATGTATGATTTTGAGCGGCAAGGTTTTACTTCTTATCCGGATGCTCTCTGGTGGACGGCAATGATTATGATTACAGCAGGAAGCAATTACTGGCCAAAAACCATTGAAGGAAAGATACTGGCCTTTCTATTATCTGCTTATGCTTTTTACATTTTCGTCTATGTAACTGCGGCCCTTGCAAGCCTTCTTGTCGGAAGTGAAAAGTCGTTCTCAAAAGAGATTGAAGAACTGCGCAGCAAAGTACAGCGCCTTTCCAGTAAAATTAACAGGTTTTCAGAAAGGGAAAAAAGTAGATTTGCAAAAGTTCTCAATCTTTTTTGCTACTGGTTCTTATCTATTTTCCGAATTCCTGAGCTATTATTTATCAGGCAAAAACCTATAAAATTTGCAGATTATTGCATAGCCTAA
- a CDS encoding ABC transporter permease produces the protein MYELKIALRQVLSRKKQALFSILAVALAVAVITLMMALLSGFQGELIKSSIEDNPHIVINPQDEKEEFIHLYKYNSALISEKEGVIAASPKYIGQVALKYRDNAEGVSLQGVDPVAEEGVMRVSEDVVEGDFTALIHTRYGILLGDQLAKNLKVNVGDRVDAIFPGSKTTSFKVIGLFHTGTSADEVTAYARLDSAQDFFNEPGVVSNIGVRVADPFQADAIASSIEGETGLDAVSWSEANSEILSFLGIQKVSVNIFYFLIYAIAGFGIANTLITVVAQRTREIGILKAMGTSRKSIMAIFLFQSTIIGVIGLMFGTILGYISIIALQNYEIEVPPETYFGLQTLPIEIEPFNFVYAALFAFIVNIFSGIYPARKAAKLDPVKAIESA, from the coding sequence ATGTATGAATTGAAAATCGCTTTGAGGCAGGTATTATCCAGAAAAAAGCAGGCCCTTTTTTCTATACTTGCCGTTGCCCTTGCAGTTGCCGTAATCACATTAATGATGGCGTTGCTTTCTGGCTTTCAAGGAGAGCTTATAAAGTCCAGTATTGAGGACAATCCACATATTGTTATCAACCCTCAGGATGAAAAAGAGGAGTTTATTCACCTCTACAAATACAACTCGGCCCTGATCTCCGAAAAAGAGGGAGTTATAGCTGCATCTCCCAAATATATTGGCCAGGTGGCGCTTAAATACAGAGATAATGCCGAAGGAGTTTCTCTTCAGGGAGTTGACCCAGTGGCTGAAGAGGGTGTTATGAGGGTAAGTGAGGATGTTGTGGAAGGTGACTTCACGGCCCTTATTCATACAAGATACGGGATTCTACTCGGGGATCAACTTGCAAAAAACCTTAAAGTCAATGTGGGAGACCGGGTTGATGCTATTTTTCCGGGCTCAAAAACAACTTCTTTCAAGGTCATAGGCCTTTTTCATACTGGAACTTCTGCAGACGAGGTAACAGCCTATGCAAGGCTCGATTCGGCGCAGGATTTTTTCAATGAACCGGGAGTTGTAAGCAACATAGGAGTCAGAGTAGCAGACCCTTTCCAGGCAGACGCCATTGCATCTTCGATTGAAGGAGAAACCGGGCTTGACGCTGTAAGCTGGAGTGAAGCAAACTCTGAAATCCTCAGCTTCTTAGGTATCCAGAAGGTATCTGTAAATATTTTCTATTTCCTGATTTACGCAATTGCAGGCTTTGGAATTGCAAACACTCTGATCACCGTCGTTGCTCAGAGAACAAGGGAAATAGGTATCCTGAAAGCTATGGGAACTTCAAGAAAGAGTATTATGGCTATCTTTCTTTTCCAATCCACGATCATTGGAGTAATAGGCCTGATGTTCGGTACAATTCTTGGTTATATTTCGATAATTGCACTCCAGAACTATGAAATAGAAGTCCCTCCGGAGACGTATTTCGGGCTTCAGACCCTTCCTATTGAAATTGAACCGTTCAATTTCGTGTATGCGGCTCTCTTTGCTTTTATTGTCAACATTTTCTCAGGAATCTATCCTGCGCGGAAGGCTGCAAAACTTGACCCTGTAAAAGCCATTGAAAGTGCCTGA